Proteins encoded in a region of the Novipirellula caenicola genome:
- a CDS encoding DinB family protein: MSTEDKNTAELSLAQATEMLRGAIGQIQFARQYTLELLAKTPQELWFKIPEGMPTNVAWQVGHLAVSQYGLLMFRIRGRGPDDLELIPGKFRKAYGRSSVPSDDPSSQPTADELLARLAQVHEQSMQVLDGVTPEVLLEPVDMPYAAYPNKLGGVLFCPIHEGIHAGQLGVLRRMHGLEPVR; encoded by the coding sequence ATGAGTACGGAAGACAAAAACACTGCGGAACTTTCTCTGGCCCAAGCTACCGAGATGTTGCGGGGCGCGATCGGGCAAATCCAATTCGCGCGTCAATACACGTTGGAGTTGCTGGCAAAGACGCCACAAGAGCTGTGGTTCAAGATTCCCGAGGGGATGCCGACCAACGTCGCTTGGCAGGTCGGGCACTTGGCGGTCAGCCAATATGGATTGTTGATGTTCCGCATTCGCGGGCGAGGCCCTGATGATTTGGAATTGATCCCCGGGAAATTTCGCAAGGCGTACGGCCGCAGCAGCGTGCCAAGTGACGACCCATCGTCGCAACCGACCGCGGATGAATTGTTGGCTCGTTTGGCGCAGGTGCACGAGCAATCGATGCAAGTGCTCGATGGGGTGACGCCTGAAGTCTTACTTGAACCTGTCGATATGCCCTACGCCGCATATCCCAACAAGCTTGGTGGTGTTCTGTTCTGTCCCATCCACGAAGGAATCCACGCAGGTCAGCTTGGCGTTTTGCGGCGAATGCATGGACTTGAACCGGTGCGGTAA
- a CDS encoding DUF3467 domain-containing protein encodes MADETKSPAADAPEAATSAAAPAEKAQTQQQQPVQVQVTDDNALACYANFCRVTGSPEELIIDFGLNPQPIGVPKDPIQVKQRIIVNFFTAKRLLAALQMSVARHESVFGVLETDINKRVRPGLSQQNQPAQKS; translated from the coding sequence ATGGCAGACGAGACCAAGAGCCCCGCAGCCGACGCACCAGAAGCAGCCACCAGTGCTGCAGCCCCAGCGGAGAAAGCACAAACTCAGCAACAACAACCTGTCCAGGTCCAAGTGACCGATGACAACGCGTTGGCATGCTACGCAAACTTTTGCCGCGTGACCGGATCGCCTGAAGAATTGATCATCGACTTCGGTTTGAACCCACAACCGATCGGCGTTCCGAAGGACCCCATCCAAGTCAAGCAACGCATCATCGTGAACTTCTTCACCGCGAAGCGTTTGTTGGCAGCACTGCAGATGTCGGTCGCTCGTCACGAGTCGGTATTCGGCGTTTTGGAAACCGACATCAACAAGCGAGTTCGTCCCGGTTTGAGCCAGCAGAACCAACCTGCACAAAAGAGCTAA
- the argH gene encoding argininosuccinate lyase yields MADSPSRSGVFQASTDKRLEAFAESISFDRRMYQQDIRGSIAHADMLADVGLLTREEFSTIRDTLKEIEAELDADQFPIRFELEDIHMHIEQALIDRIGDVGRKLHTARSRNDQVSTDVRMWVREALDTVDARLLELQRAFLSRCERDFDVVLPAYTHLQRAQPVIAPHYWMAYIEKLQRDRGRVADCRRRVNECSLGVAAVAGTTLPIDRNHTAKALEFDRPTANSLDTSSDRDFMLESAFVLSVIASHLSGWAEEWILWSTVEFDFIKMPHAFCTGSSIMPQKVNPDTLELTRGKSARVMGNLQTLMLLVKNLPLAYNRDLQEDKPPLFDSFDTVIASLELAIPIVEGSELQRDSIASRLERGYLDATTLMEWMIRKGMPQRRAHHLVGAIVGEAMNRDVPLSELPLDVMQSHASEIDESVYEILGSRNAVEAFVSYGSSAPEQVRSQIERWTKQLAAS; encoded by the coding sequence ATGGCAGATAGTCCATCACGAAGTGGCGTTTTTCAGGCGAGTACCGACAAGCGATTGGAGGCGTTTGCCGAGAGCATTAGCTTTGATCGACGCATGTATCAACAGGATATTCGCGGCTCGATCGCGCATGCCGACATGCTCGCCGACGTCGGGTTATTGACCCGAGAAGAGTTTTCGACGATTCGTGACACTTTGAAGGAAATCGAGGCGGAACTGGATGCCGACCAGTTTCCGATTCGCTTCGAGCTCGAAGATATCCACATGCATATCGAGCAGGCGTTGATCGACCGAATCGGCGATGTGGGGCGAAAACTGCATACCGCTCGTAGCCGCAACGATCAAGTGAGTACCGATGTACGGATGTGGGTCCGCGAGGCGCTGGACACCGTGGACGCCCGGCTGCTGGAGCTGCAACGAGCGTTCCTGAGCCGCTGCGAACGCGATTTTGATGTCGTTCTGCCAGCGTACACCCATCTGCAGCGAGCTCAGCCAGTCATCGCCCCCCACTACTGGATGGCGTATATCGAAAAACTGCAGCGTGATCGCGGCCGTGTCGCCGATTGTCGTCGGCGAGTCAACGAGTGCTCGCTTGGCGTCGCGGCGGTCGCAGGAACCACGCTGCCGATCGATCGAAATCACACCGCCAAAGCACTCGAATTTGATCGGCCAACGGCCAACAGTTTGGACACCAGCAGCGATCGAGACTTCATGCTCGAAAGTGCATTTGTGCTGTCCGTAATCGCTTCGCACTTAAGCGGTTGGGCCGAAGAGTGGATTTTGTGGAGCACGGTCGAATTTGATTTCATCAAGATGCCTCATGCGTTCTGTACCGGCAGCAGCATCATGCCGCAAAAGGTCAATCCCGATACGCTGGAGCTGACTCGCGGCAAATCGGCTCGCGTGATGGGTAATCTGCAAACGCTAATGTTGTTGGTCAAAAATTTGCCGTTGGCGTACAACCGTGACTTGCAAGAAGACAAACCGCCGCTATTTGATTCCTTCGACACCGTGATTGCCTCGCTCGAGCTAGCGATCCCCATTGTCGAAGGTTCCGAGTTGCAGCGAGATTCGATCGCCAGCCGATTGGAACGCGGTTACCTGGACGCAACCACGTTGATGGAGTGGATGATCCGCAAGGGGATGCCACAGCGACGAGCGCATCATTTGGTCGGCGCGATTGTAGGCGAAGCGATGAATCGCGACGTGCCGCTCAGCGAGTTGCCGCTGGACGTGATGCAGTCGCACGCATCCGAGATCGACGAATCGGTGTACGAGATCTTGGGTAGCCGCAACGCGGTCGAAGCGTTTGTGAGTTACGGTTCGTCGGCACCCGAGCAAGTGCGAAGTCAAATCGAACGTTGGACCAAGCAATTGGCCGCCTCGTAG
- a CDS encoding DUF1080 domain-containing protein, whose protein sequence is MKRFATCLLTTLLLAPAFSFAEDDSEATATADTKIVLFDGKSLDNWKGREDLWSIEDGQIVGRTTEANPIDANTFLIYEGDVPEDFELTVWFKIEAGNSGIQYRSRIVNEDKFIVGGYQADIDFTNRFAGILYEERGRGILAQRGQQVTITADGKKKNESFADAKELGNAIHPGQWNEFRVVARGNRLQHFINDTLTAEVTDEQSEKASTDGVIALQLHVGPPMTVRFKNISLQK, encoded by the coding sequence ATGAAACGATTTGCAACCTGTTTACTGACCACCCTTCTGCTCGCCCCCGCGTTCTCGTTTGCCGAGGACGACAGCGAAGCGACCGCGACCGCCGACACCAAGATCGTCTTGTTCGATGGCAAAAGCCTCGACAATTGGAAAGGCCGCGAGGACCTTTGGAGTATCGAAGATGGCCAAATCGTCGGCCGCACCACCGAAGCCAACCCGATCGACGCCAATACGTTCTTGATTTACGAGGGAGATGTCCCGGAAGACTTTGAACTGACGGTGTGGTTCAAGATCGAAGCGGGTAACTCGGGAATCCAGTACCGCAGCCGAATCGTCAATGAAGACAAATTTATCGTTGGCGGCTACCAAGCCGACATCGATTTCACCAACCGATTCGCGGGCATCTTGTACGAAGAACGAGGCCGCGGCATCTTGGCTCAACGTGGTCAACAAGTCACCATCACGGCCGACGGCAAGAAGAAAAACGAATCCTTTGCGGATGCCAAAGAGCTTGGTAACGCGATTCACCCGGGCCAATGGAATGAATTCCGTGTCGTCGCCAGGGGCAACCGTCTGCAACACTTCATCAACGACACGCTGACCGCCGAAGTGACTGACGAGCAATCTGAAAAAGCGTCGACCGATGGTGTGATCGCGTTGCAGTTGCATGTCGGACCGCCGATGACCGTCCGCTTCAAAAACATCTCACTGCAGAAGTAA
- a CDS encoding uracil-DNA glycosylase family protein, producing the protein MAKKKTSIRDSVIAAAKQLRDDVDSLSFSEPVTHVYNPLRYAWNGHQAYLQHVNNKGVNVVFLGMNPGPWGMAQTGVPFGEIDSVKNWMGINVPVDHPDNEHPKRPVEGFDCSKSEVSGRRLWGLFRERFKTADAFFKDHFVLNYCPLVFMEASARNRTPDKLPAAEREPLNEVCDTHLQRLLQLLDPTHVVGVGAYAEGCLKRSLEAINSDAKLSRILHPSPASPAANRDWAGTATKQLKEAGIWK; encoded by the coding sequence ATGGCTAAAAAGAAAACGAGTATCCGTGATTCCGTGATCGCGGCGGCGAAACAACTCCGCGACGACGTTGATTCGTTGTCGTTTTCAGAACCCGTCACGCATGTCTACAATCCGCTACGCTACGCATGGAACGGCCACCAAGCCTATCTTCAGCATGTCAACAACAAGGGCGTGAATGTCGTCTTCTTGGGGATGAATCCCGGGCCATGGGGGATGGCGCAAACCGGAGTCCCGTTTGGCGAAATCGACTCGGTCAAAAATTGGATGGGGATCAATGTCCCCGTCGATCACCCCGACAACGAGCATCCCAAACGGCCCGTCGAAGGGTTTGATTGCAGCAAGAGCGAGGTCAGTGGGCGTCGACTGTGGGGATTGTTTCGCGAGCGGTTTAAGACGGCAGATGCGTTTTTTAAAGACCACTTCGTACTGAATTATTGTCCGCTGGTGTTCATGGAAGCCTCAGCACGCAATCGCACGCCCGACAAGCTGCCCGCTGCAGAGCGAGAGCCGCTCAATGAGGTCTGTGACACGCATCTGCAAAGACTACTGCAACTGCTCGACCCCACCCACGTCGTCGGCGTCGGTGCTTATGCCGAAGGGTGTTTGAAACGATCGCTTGAAGCCATCAACAGCGACGCAAAACTTTCGCGGATCCTTCACCCCAGCCCCGCATCGCCAGCGGCCAACCGCGATTGGGCCGGCACCGCCACCAAGCAACTCAAAGAAGCCGGCATCTGGAAGTAG
- a CDS encoding biotin/lipoyl-binding protein: MSVNQQTVEETKAQIRSLVNEIAALSKSGATAGEFYPELLSRIITALAAAGGAIWLLDEDRQLKLQYQINAEPSVLSGDSEDATRHTRLIQRVANTGQSLIVPPYSGTTDGEAEGNPTRYLLVLGALKHDEQQDGLIEIFQRPDTAPDTQRGYLRFVQQMCELAADWLRGQKLQKLGDRQTLWQQADAFARASHESLDLMETAHIVANEGRRLIGCDRVSVAIKKGRKCTVKAISGQDTIENRSNIVASLNQLATRVVAAGEPLWHDGSTEDLPPQIEEALEDYVDQSYGRSIAVLPLREPQRKLGAEADTGAAGEIDRDNAHRGEVIGALIIEQIESNIPTEIFHARCDLVYEHGTRAIANSMSHSNLFLMPVWRALGRATWVLRARTLPKTLGVVALIAAAILALVFIPKDFTLEAEGTLTPEARREIFAPIDGEVIEVLVDHNTPVTVGQELVRLRNRDLEIQLTDIEGQIQTALAEKARNQGQLSQRKSLEPAERRALEGEVSELDTKRRVLIEKKQLLLDRAEQLIIRSPIDGIVTSWDVEKMLRSRPISTGQVLLEVADLRQPLFLKLELPEKREGHLDEYIKQTQSNELDVTYILATDPDKKLDASLRVADISARAEPNEEHGAVIKMSAYPEQASLQELHPRPGAKVIAKVYCGRRSSGFVFFHEIYEWCCKFFF, from the coding sequence ATGTCGGTCAATCAACAAACCGTTGAGGAAACCAAAGCTCAGATCCGTTCGCTGGTCAACGAGATTGCTGCGCTCTCGAAATCCGGAGCGACGGCCGGCGAGTTTTATCCTGAACTGCTTTCCCGCATCATCACCGCGTTGGCTGCTGCCGGCGGTGCCATTTGGCTGTTGGACGAAGATCGCCAACTGAAGTTGCAGTATCAAATTAACGCTGAACCCAGCGTGCTATCAGGCGACTCTGAAGACGCGACCCGTCACACCCGTTTGATCCAGCGTGTTGCCAATACCGGCCAATCGTTGATCGTGCCGCCGTATTCGGGAACCACCGATGGCGAAGCCGAAGGCAATCCGACTCGCTACCTGCTCGTTCTCGGTGCGCTCAAGCACGATGAACAGCAGGACGGTTTGATCGAAATTTTTCAACGTCCCGACACCGCCCCTGATACTCAGCGTGGTTACCTGCGGTTTGTCCAACAGATGTGTGAACTTGCGGCCGATTGGTTGCGAGGGCAGAAGCTACAGAAACTGGGTGATCGCCAAACGCTGTGGCAACAAGCTGACGCGTTCGCCCGAGCGTCGCACGAATCGCTCGACTTGATGGAAACCGCTCACATCGTCGCCAACGAAGGACGGCGTTTGATCGGGTGCGACCGAGTCAGCGTGGCAATCAAGAAAGGTCGCAAGTGCACAGTCAAAGCGATCAGCGGCCAAGACACGATCGAGAACCGATCCAACATTGTCGCTTCGCTAAACCAATTGGCGACGCGTGTGGTCGCGGCCGGCGAACCGCTATGGCATGACGGATCGACCGAAGATTTGCCGCCTCAAATCGAAGAGGCACTCGAAGATTATGTCGATCAATCCTATGGCCGCAGCATCGCGGTGCTGCCGCTTCGCGAACCACAACGAAAACTTGGTGCCGAAGCTGACACCGGAGCTGCGGGCGAGATCGATCGTGACAACGCGCACCGTGGCGAAGTCATCGGGGCGTTGATCATCGAGCAGATCGAGAGCAACATTCCGACAGAAATCTTTCACGCGCGTTGCGACTTGGTGTACGAGCACGGAACACGTGCGATCGCCAATTCGATGTCGCATAGCAATTTGTTCTTGATGCCGGTTTGGCGAGCCTTGGGGCGTGCGACTTGGGTGCTGCGAGCGAGAACGCTCCCTAAAACGCTTGGCGTTGTCGCGTTGATCGCCGCCGCTATCTTGGCCCTCGTTTTCATTCCTAAAGACTTCACGCTTGAAGCCGAAGGCACGTTAACACCGGAAGCACGACGCGAGATTTTTGCGCCGATCGATGGCGAGGTGATCGAAGTTCTCGTCGACCACAATACTCCGGTCACGGTGGGTCAAGAACTCGTACGGCTTCGCAACCGCGATCTTGAAATCCAACTGACCGACATCGAAGGCCAGATCCAAACCGCGCTGGCGGAAAAAGCTCGCAACCAAGGGCAGCTCTCTCAGCGAAAATCGCTGGAACCTGCCGAACGACGTGCTCTCGAAGGCGAGGTCAGCGAACTGGACACGAAACGACGCGTGTTGATCGAGAAGAAGCAGCTGCTGCTTGATCGTGCCGAGCAACTGATCATCCGTTCGCCGATCGACGGCATCGTGACTTCGTGGGACGTCGAAAAGATGCTGCGAAGCCGACCGATTTCGACTGGACAAGTGTTGTTAGAGGTGGCGGACCTTCGCCAACCGTTGTTCTTGAAGTTAGAGCTTCCTGAAAAACGCGAAGGTCACTTGGATGAATACATCAAACAAACTCAGTCCAATGAGTTAGATGTGACCTACATTTTGGCGACCGACCCTGACAAGAAGCTGGACGCATCCCTTCGGGTCGCCGACATCTCGGCTCGCGCCGAACCGAACGAAGAGCACGGCGCGGTGATCAAAATGTCAGCCTACCCCGAGCAGGCTTCGCTGCAGGAACTGCATCCACGCCCCGGTGCGAAAGTGATTGCCAAAGTCTACTGCGGCCGCCGGTCGAGTGGATTTGTGTTCTTTCACGAGATCTACGAGTGGTGCTGTAAATTCTTCTTCTAG
- a CDS encoding thioredoxin family protein, producing MKKVSGSTFDREVLDANVPVLVDFYSDHCAPCRKMAGQLNKLDSQAKGRYKVVKVDTDAESDLANDYQVTSLPTLIVFTRGRATKRLVGLQDNLTLMMALGLV from the coding sequence GTGAAGAAAGTGTCTGGATCGACGTTCGACCGCGAGGTGCTTGATGCCAACGTCCCGGTGCTCGTCGATTTCTATTCCGATCACTGTGCTCCGTGCCGAAAAATGGCGGGGCAGCTGAACAAGCTGGATTCGCAGGCCAAGGGCCGCTACAAAGTGGTCAAAGTCGACACCGACGCTGAGAGTGATTTAGCGAACGATTACCAAGTCACCTCACTACCCACGCTGATCGTGTTCACACGCGGCCGAGCGACCAAGCGGTTGGTCGGCCTGCAAGACAATCTGACGCTGATGATGGCACTCGGCTTGGTTTGA
- a CDS encoding hemolysin D, which translates to MRKRPDLTASRHRYQGTGYWVVKEPVGLQYFRFHDEEYYILNMLDGHVSLQQIKDGFEQRFAPQKITFGDLQQFIGMLHRSGLVISNSPGQGKALRERGRKKKNKEVMGKMSNVFALRFRGFDPEKILNAILPWFGWIFTVPALIFFIGLCGAAGLLLASQYETVYAKLPTFQQFFAADRWLILAITMAIVKVLHEFGHGLSCKKFGGECHEIGFMLLVFTPCLYCNVSDSWMLPNKWKRVWIGAGGIYVEMILASIAAFVWWFSEQGTTINDLCLNMMFLNVVSTVLVNGNPLLRFDGYYILMDFLEIPNLRQKSTEVLKRWFQETCLGLELQDDPFMPTRGKFMFGMFTVASVIYRWVVVFSICWFVIKVLEPYGLQVIGRMVAVVGFFGLVAQPVIQTWKFCRTPGRLSKVKRGRLLATLAIAGLVIAAVVKIELPHHVDCALEIRPSQAGAVYAGTPGRIVWTVEPGTQVRVGDKIAILENPDLQIRLADYRGEEEVETIKLRNLSLRSSYDQSLKASIETQVELLHSLASVRAKTEEELERLVIRANRDGFVLPPPERDSKDSEDGRLPGWTGSPLDERNRGAMLTADDLICEIGSQEAFEAVLVIDQGDDQLVRVGQSVDMKLDANRMKTFSGTISEKSNDPLKATSSSMASQTGGDLQTEIDPTTGMIKPRSVSYQARVPLDPKDLTLRPGYRGSAKVHVDPMSLGSRLWRVIAKTFNFEL; encoded by the coding sequence GTGCGCAAACGACCTGACTTGACGGCGAGTCGACATCGCTATCAAGGCACGGGCTATTGGGTCGTCAAGGAACCCGTCGGTCTGCAGTACTTTCGTTTTCACGACGAAGAGTATTACATCCTGAATATGCTTGACGGACACGTCAGCCTGCAGCAGATCAAGGATGGATTCGAGCAGCGTTTCGCTCCGCAAAAGATCACCTTTGGCGATTTGCAGCAGTTCATCGGAATGTTGCACCGCAGCGGATTGGTGATCAGCAATTCTCCGGGGCAAGGAAAAGCGTTACGTGAGCGGGGGCGGAAAAAGAAGAACAAAGAAGTCATGGGCAAGATGTCCAATGTCTTTGCGCTGCGATTCCGAGGCTTTGACCCTGAAAAAATCCTCAATGCAATCCTGCCATGGTTCGGTTGGATCTTTACCGTCCCAGCGTTGATCTTTTTCATCGGTTTGTGTGGGGCCGCAGGACTGCTGCTGGCCAGTCAATACGAGACGGTGTATGCAAAATTACCGACGTTCCAGCAGTTTTTTGCTGCGGATCGCTGGTTGATCCTCGCCATCACGATGGCGATTGTGAAGGTGCTGCACGAATTTGGCCACGGCTTGAGCTGTAAAAAATTCGGGGGGGAATGCCACGAGATCGGCTTCATGCTGTTGGTGTTCACGCCCTGTTTGTACTGCAACGTCTCTGACTCGTGGATGCTTCCGAACAAGTGGAAACGCGTGTGGATTGGTGCCGGCGGGATCTATGTCGAAATGATCTTGGCGTCGATCGCGGCGTTCGTGTGGTGGTTCAGTGAACAAGGGACCACGATCAATGATCTGTGTTTGAACATGATGTTTTTGAACGTCGTCAGCACGGTGCTGGTTAATGGTAACCCGCTGCTGCGTTTCGACGGTTACTACATCCTGATGGACTTTTTAGAGATACCGAACCTTCGCCAAAAGAGCACCGAAGTGCTGAAGCGTTGGTTCCAAGAAACGTGTCTCGGTTTGGAATTACAAGACGATCCGTTCATGCCCACTCGGGGCAAATTCATGTTCGGAATGTTTACCGTCGCCAGTGTGATTTATCGCTGGGTCGTCGTGTTTTCGATTTGTTGGTTCGTGATCAAAGTGCTCGAACCTTATGGGCTGCAAGTGATTGGCCGGATGGTCGCGGTGGTCGGGTTCTTTGGCCTGGTCGCGCAACCGGTGATCCAAACCTGGAAATTTTGTCGTACGCCTGGGAGATTATCAAAAGTGAAACGTGGCCGTTTGTTGGCGACGTTGGCGATCGCCGGGCTGGTCATCGCTGCCGTTGTTAAAATTGAGCTTCCCCATCATGTGGATTGCGCTCTAGAGATTCGACCTAGCCAAGCCGGAGCGGTGTATGCCGGAACTCCGGGACGCATCGTATGGACGGTCGAGCCAGGAACCCAAGTGCGTGTAGGCGACAAGATCGCGATCTTGGAAAACCCGGATCTGCAAATTCGTTTAGCGGATTACCGAGGCGAAGAGGAAGTCGAAACCATCAAACTTCGCAATCTGTCGCTTCGCAGCAGTTATGACCAATCGCTCAAAGCATCGATTGAAACTCAAGTCGAATTGCTCCATTCGCTGGCCTCGGTGCGTGCAAAAACCGAAGAAGAATTAGAGCGGTTGGTGATTCGTGCAAATCGAGACGGTTTTGTCTTGCCGCCACCCGAACGCGACTCGAAAGATTCCGAGGACGGACGGCTGCCCGGTTGGACCGGATCGCCGCTGGATGAACGAAATCGAGGCGCGATGTTGACGGCAGATGACCTGATTTGCGAGATAGGCAGTCAAGAAGCGTTCGAAGCCGTCTTGGTGATCGACCAGGGCGACGACCAATTGGTCCGCGTTGGCCAATCGGTCGACATGAAGCTTGACGCAAACCGCATGAAAACGTTTAGCGGCACAATCTCGGAAAAATCAAACGACCCACTCAAAGCAACCTCGTCCTCGATGGCTAGCCAGACCGGAGGCGACTTGCAAACTGAAATTGACCCCACCACGGGAATGATCAAACCGCGAAGTGTTTCCTACCAAGCACGCGTACCACTGGATCCCAAAGACTTGACGTTGCGGCCGGGTTACCGCGGCAGCGCCAAGGTGCACGTCGACCCGATGTCGCTGGGTTCCCGGTTGTGGCGAGTGATTGCGAAGACCTTTAACTTCGAGTTGTAA
- a CDS encoding dihydroorotase — translation MSRTLFQNANVVLPDSVRTGSVLVEDGKILDVDAGSHVQADEVVDCSGRYLLPGVIDDQVHFRDPGLTHKEDLETASRACAAGGVTSFLEMPNTKPPAITLAGVRDKEAIAAKKSRVNYGFYIGATPDNVAELQQATDVPGIKIFIGSSTGNLLVDEQAALERIFAETDLPICAHCEDEATVRANAERLAGTTDITDHSRIRDENAAVIATKRATELARRYKHRFHVLHVSTAAELPLLADAAPYITAEICLHHVFFNVDDYARLGSRIQMNPSIKTRADNKGLWQGLLDGTIQVIATDHAPHTLEEKSQPYPQSPSGLPAVENSLALMLDQANVDRCTLNQIASWMSDAPARVWGMVGKGRIEAGYDADLVLVDMNEKRTIRDAQQHTKSRWSPWDGDTLQGWPVATYVHGHCVWNTIRGFDESFRGTKLRFDHSRGGFWNTVDGIGT, via the coding sequence ATGTCCCGCACTCTTTTTCAAAATGCCAACGTAGTACTCCCCGACTCGGTCCGCACTGGATCGGTGTTGGTCGAAGACGGCAAGATCTTGGACGTCGACGCCGGCTCGCATGTTCAAGCGGACGAGGTGGTCGATTGCAGCGGACGCTATCTGCTGCCCGGCGTGATCGACGACCAAGTTCATTTTCGTGATCCGGGCCTGACGCACAAAGAGGACCTTGAAACCGCATCGCGTGCCTGTGCCGCAGGTGGGGTGACTTCGTTCCTCGAAATGCCCAATACCAAACCACCTGCGATCACGTTGGCCGGGGTTCGTGACAAAGAAGCGATCGCGGCTAAAAAATCGCGAGTCAACTACGGGTTCTACATCGGAGCCACCCCCGACAACGTGGCCGAGCTGCAACAAGCAACCGACGTTCCGGGAATCAAGATCTTTATTGGCAGCAGTACTGGCAATTTGTTGGTGGACGAGCAAGCGGCGCTGGAACGAATCTTTGCGGAAACCGATTTGCCAATCTGCGCCCATTGTGAAGACGAAGCCACGGTGCGTGCGAACGCCGAACGATTGGCCGGCACGACGGACATCACCGACCACTCACGCATTCGCGACGAAAACGCCGCCGTGATTGCAACCAAACGGGCGACGGAGTTGGCTCGTCGATACAAGCATCGCTTTCATGTGCTGCATGTTTCAACCGCTGCGGAGTTGCCGCTGCTTGCCGATGCCGCACCCTACATCACGGCCGAGATCTGTCTGCACCACGTCTTCTTTAACGTCGACGACTACGCGAGACTCGGCAGCCGCATCCAAATGAACCCCTCGATCAAAACCAGAGCGGATAACAAAGGTCTTTGGCAGGGACTGCTTGATGGCACCATCCAAGTGATCGCGACGGATCACGCCCCCCACACCCTCGAAGAAAAATCGCAGCCGTATCCGCAAAGTCCATCGGGTTTGCCGGCAGTCGAAAACAGCTTGGCACTGATGCTCGATCAAGCCAACGTAGACCGCTGCACGTTGAATCAAATTGCGTCGTGGATGAGCGACGCCCCCGCTCGAGTGTGGGGCATGGTGGGCAAAGGCCGAATCGAAGCGGGGTATGACGCCGATTTGGTGCTGGTCGACATGAATGAAAAACGCACGATTCGCGACGCCCAGCAGCATACAAAATCCCGCTGGAGCCCCTGGGACGGGGATACACTGCAAGGATGGCCTGTTGCGACTTATGTTCACGGGCACTGTGTTTGGAATACAATACGCGGGTTCGACGAATCATTCCGCGGTACCAAATTGCGGTTCGACCACAGCCGAGGTGGCTTTTGGAACACCGTCGATGGCATCGGTACCTAA
- a CDS encoding efflux RND transporter periplasmic adaptor subunit: MNKTMIAALAMAFATPALAQTFPNTPANEIQAENCTVKFINNVNVPAEVDGKVMELKFDEGWTVAAGELMVVIDDTQAKHALELKKAEEKEALLNATNDVNLKDSKNAKDLAFAELEAFKELRREGAIPFWELEKKRFEATRAELKIDLAEMQMQIAKVQFKAKESERQMAEYEIEKRRITAPFDGYVEARIAQLGEWVQPGSPVATLVQLDKLKVEGYIDTRRYSEQVVKGMPVQVKVYRDASDENVVTFDAKVDFVGSEIGLDKLYRISVNIENKQSGQQWLVKPGMRAEMTVLK; encoded by the coding sequence GTGAACAAAACAATGATTGCCGCACTCGCGATGGCGTTTGCGACTCCTGCGTTGGCTCAAACCTTCCCCAACACTCCGGCGAACGAAATTCAGGCCGAAAATTGCACGGTTAAATTCATCAACAACGTGAACGTGCCTGCCGAAGTCGACGGCAAGGTGATGGAGTTGAAGTTCGATGAAGGCTGGACCGTTGCCGCCGGCGAATTGATGGTCGTGATCGACGACACCCAAGCGAAACACGCATTGGAGCTGAAGAAGGCCGAAGAAAAGGAAGCCCTGCTCAACGCGACCAACGACGTCAATTTGAAGGACTCGAAAAACGCCAAGGACCTTGCGTTTGCTGAATTAGAGGCCTTCAAAGAACTCCGACGCGAAGGCGCGATCCCGTTTTGGGAACTGGAAAAGAAACGTTTCGAAGCCACTCGGGCGGAACTGAAAATTGACTTGGCAGAAATGCAGATGCAGATCGCCAAGGTCCAATTCAAAGCCAAAGAGAGCGAACGTCAGATGGCCGAATACGAGATCGAAAAACGCCGCATCACCGCTCCCTTTGATGGTTACGTCGAAGCTCGCATTGCCCAGCTGGGCGAATGGGTGCAACCAGGCAGTCCGGTTGCGACGTTGGTTCAATTGGACAAATTGAAAGTCGAAGGCTACATCGACACACGTCGTTATTCCGAGCAAGTGGTCAAAGGGATGCCTGTTCAAGTGAAAGTGTATCGCGATGCAAGCGATGAAAACGTCGTCACATTCGATGCGAAGGTCGACTTTGTCGGCAGCGAGATCGGCTTGGACAAACTCTATCGAATCTCGGTCAACATCGAAAACAAACAATCGGGCCAGCAGTGGTTGGTCAAGCCAGGAATGCGAGCCGAGATGACCGTACTGAAGTAA